A window of Notolabrus celidotus isolate fNotCel1 chromosome 11, fNotCel1.pri, whole genome shotgun sequence contains these coding sequences:
- the pink1 gene encoding serine/threonine-protein kinase PINK1, mitochondrial yields the protein MSVKHALSRGLELGRSVLHVGLLKSGGRVAAKLRVDRLRVGPSVRTVQPQAFLPSRYRYYRTSLRGLAAQLQSAGFRRRFGGGSPRNRAVFLAFGLGVGLIEQQLEDDRKSAATCQEIQAVFSKKKFQSPPRPFISGYKLEDYIIGNQIGKGSNAAVYEAAAQFAPQTESKNSVTPVQLREDEEEGETPRSLTCCSLKTFPLAIKMMWNFGAGSSSEAILKSMSQELVPAGSLAFRQDKEQITLDGHFGVLPKRVSAHPNVIRVHRAFTADVPLLPGAQEEYPDVLPSRLNPAGLGNNRTLFLVMKNYPCTLRQYLEKTTPGRKQGSLMVLQLLEAVDHLCRQGVAHRDLKSDNVLLEFDSDGCPRLVITDFGCCLSQSDSSLQLPFNSMWVSRGGNASLMAPEVSTAVPGSGVVIDYSKSDAWAAGAISYEIFGQQNPFYRGTGLESRSYQDKQLPPLPSSVPADVQLVIRLLLRRNPNKRPTARVAANMLHLSLWGRKALANQDSVGMRKLANWLLCQSAVVLLKGCSGPSGDMVEADLQRSFLGNLDLEELRTAVGFLLYGREQRQACILSA from the exons ATGTCTGTGAAACACGCTCTATCCCGGGGGCTGGAGCTGGGCCGGTCGGTCCTCCATGTGGGTCTGTTAAAGTCCGGGGGCCGAGTCGCAGCAAAGCTCCGAGTTGACCGTCTCCGTGTAGGCCCGTCGGTCCGCACCGTTCAGCCTCAGGCTTTCCTGCCGTCTCGGTACCGCTACTACCGCACCTCGCTGAGGGGCCTGGCTGCCCAGCTTCAGTCCGCCGGGTTCAGGAGGAGGTTTGGAGGGGGGTCCCCGAGAAACAGGGCCGTGTTTCTGGCCTTCGGACTCGGCGTTGGGCTTATCGAAcaacagctggaggatgacagGAAGAGTGCAGCGACATGTCAGGAGATCCAG GCGGTGTTCAGCAAGAAAAAATTCCAGAGCCCACCCAGACCATTCATCTCTGGATACAAACTGGAGGATTACATTATCGGGAACCAGATTGGAAAAGGCTCCAACGCTGCTGTATACGAGGCTGCAGCTCAGTTTGCCCCTCAAACAGAGAGCAAGAACTCCGTCACCCCGGTGCAGctgagagaggatgaggaggaaggagaaacCCCTCGCTCTCTGACGTGCTGCTCGCTGAAGACCTTCCCTCTGGCTATCAAGATGATGTGGAACTTTGGG GCAGGGTCATCGAGCGAGGCGATCTTGAAATCCATGTCCCAGGAGCTGGTGCCTGCAGGTTCTCTGGCTTTCAGGCAGGACAAAGAACAAATCACTCTGGATGG ACATTTTGGAGTCCTTCCCAAAAGAGTGTCAGCTCACCCGAACGTGATCAGAGTGCACCGGGCATTCACAGCAGACGTTCCACTGTTACCAGGGGCTCAGGAAGAGTATCCAGATGTCCTACCATCCAGGCTTAACCCTGCTGGACTGGGCAACAACCGCACTCTGTTCCTGGTTATGAAGAa CTACCCCTGCACCCTGCGACAGTACCTGGAAAAGACCACACCGGGCCGTAAGCAGGGCTCCCTGATGGTGCTGCAGCTCCTGGAGGCCGTGGACCATCTGTGCAGACAGGGTGTCGCTCACAGAGATCTCAAATCAGACAACGTGCTGCTGGAGTTTGACTCTG ATGGTTGTCCTCGTTTGGTGATCACAGACTTTGGCTGCTGCCTGTCTCAGAGTGACTCCAGTCTGCAGCTGCCCTTCAACAGCATGTGGGTTAGCAGAGGAGGGAATGCCTCCCTAATGGCCCCAGAG GTGTCCACAGCTGTGCCCGGGAGTGGCGTGGTGATTGACTACAGTAAGTCAGACGCCTGGGCAGCCGGTGCCATCTCCTATGAGATCTTCGGCCAGCAGAACCCGTTCTACAGAGGAACAGGACTGGAGAGCAGGAGTTACCAGGACAAGCAGCTGCCTCCTCTGCCCTCGTCTGTTCCAGCTGATGTGCAGTTAGTGATCCGCTTACTGCTCAGGAGGAACCCCAACAAG cgCCCCACTGCCCGTGTAGCAGCTAACATGCTCCATCTCAGCCTCTGGGGACGCAAAGCTCTGGCCAATCAGGACAGCGTGGGCATGAGGAAGCTCGCCAATTGGCTGCTGTGTCAGTCAGCTGTGGTTCTCCTGAAGGGCTGCAGCGGACCGAGTGGGGACATGGTGGAGGCGGACCTTCAAAGGAGCTTCCTGGGGAACCTGGACCTGGAGGAGCTGCGTACGGCTGTGGGCTTCCTGCTGTACGGGCGAGAGCAGCGTCAGGCCTGCATACTGTCTGCTTAG
- the LOC117821284 gene encoding tubulin alpha-1B chain yields MRECISIHVGQAGVQIGNACWELYCLEHGIQPDGQMPSDKAIGGGDDSFNTFFSETGAGKHVPRAVFVDLEPTVIDEVRTGTYRQLFHPEQLITGKEDAANNYARGHYTIGKEIIDLVLDRIRKLADQCTGLQGFLVFHSFGGGTGSGFTSLLMERLSVDYGKKSKLEFSIYPAPQVSTAVVEPYNSILTTHTTLEHSDCAFMVDNEAIYDICRRNLDIERPTYTNLNRLISQIVSSITASLRFDGALNVDLTEFQTNLVPYPRIHFPLATYAPVISAEKAYHEQLSVAEITNACFEPANQMVKCDPRHGKYMACCLLYRGDVVPKDVNAAIATIKTKRSIQFVDWCPTGFKVGINYQPPTVVPGGDLAKVQRAVCMLSNTTAIAEAWARLDHKFDLMYAKRAFVHWYVGEGMEEGEFSEAREDMAALEKDYEEVGVDSIEGEGEEEGEEY; encoded by the exons ATG cgtgaGTGTATCTCCATCCACGTCGGTCAGGCCGGAGTCCAGATTGGCAACGCCTGCTGGGAGCTTTATTGCCTGGAACATGGGATCCAGCCGGATGGACAGATGCCCAGTGACAAGGCCATCGGAGGAGGAGATGATTCCTTCAACACCTTCTTCAGTGAGACTGGAGCTGGCAAGCACGTCCCCAGGGCTGTTTTCGTCGACCTGGAGCCCACTGTCATCG ATGAAGTGCGCACCGGGACATACCGCCAGCTTTTCCACCCCGAGCAGCTGATCACAGGCAAGGAGGATGCTGCCAATAACTACGCCCGTGGACACTACACCATCGGCAAAGAAATTATCGACCTGGTCCTCGACAGGATTCGCAAACTG gcTGACCAGTGCACCGGTCTTCAGGGCTTCCTGGTCTTCCACAGCTTCGGCGGTGGCACCGGCTCTGGTTTCACCTCCCTGCTGATGGAGCGTCTGTCCGTCGACTACGGCAAGAAGTCCAAGCTGGAGTTCTCCATCTACCCCGCTCCCCAGGTGTCCACCGCTGTGGTGGAGCCCTACAACTCCATCCTGACCACCCACACCACCCTGGAGCACTCTGACTGTGCCTTCATGGTGGACAATGAGGCCATTTATGATATCTGCCGTAGAAACCTCGATATCGAGCGCCCCACTTACACCAACCTGAACAGGCTGATCAGTCAGATCGTGTCCTCCATCACCGCTTCCCTTCGTTTCGACGGTGCCCTGAATGTTGATCTGACAGAGTTCCAGACCAACTTGGTGCCATACCCCCGTATCCACTTCCCTCTGGCCACCTATGCCCCTGTCATCTCTGCGGAGAAGGCTTACCATGAGCAGCTCTCAGTCGCTGAGATCACAAACGCCTGCTTCGAGCCAGCCAATCAGATGGTCAAATGCGACCCTCGCCACGGCAAGTACATGGCCTGCTGCCTTTTGTACCGTGGTGATGTGGTTCCCAAAGATGTGAATGCTGCCATCGCCACCATCAAAACCAAGCGCTCCATCCAGTTTGTGGACTGGTGCCCCACTGGTTTCAAGGTTGGCATCAACTACCAGCCTCCCACTGTGGTTCCTGGTGGTGACCTGGCCAAGGTCCAGAGGGCCGTGTGCATGCTGAGTAACACCACCGCCATCGCCGAGGCCTGGGCTCGCCTGGATCACAAGTTTGACCTGATGTACGCTAAGCGTGCCTTTGTTCACTGGTATGTAGGTGAGGGtatggaggagggagagttcTCTGAGGCCAGAGAAGACATGGCAGCTCTGGAGAAAGATTATGAAGAGGTGGGAGTTGACTCCATCGagggtgagggagaggaggaaggagaggagtaCTAA